One genomic region from Phragmites australis chromosome 1, lpPhrAust1.1, whole genome shotgun sequence encodes:
- the LOC133884707 gene encoding WRKY transcription factor 6-like isoform X2, translated as MDKAHLGGGGGGLLALDASPRPLAFLNLLAPPPFHRASTMEADDGRGRRSLEVDFFSDEKKNINSTRVSAHAMGGLGLGLSIKKEDLTINLLPANNARSDRSVVADDDAASRPDKDKSSNTGEKQQLAAMQAELGRMNEENQRLRGMLTQVTTSYQALQMHLVALMQQKAGQLLPPGQTSQPPPTTHHQLDGKAVAPRQFLDLGHSGEAAEEPSNSSTEVGSPSTGKDQERGESPSTAGWLAEGRGATSQQQQQQQLGLQAAKVHDQQAQEATMRKARVSVRARSEAPIIADGCQWRKYGQKMAKGNPCPRAYYRCTMANGCPVRKQVQRCADDRSILITTYEGTHNHPLPPAAMAMASTTCAAASMLLSGSMPGADGAGLMSSNFLARTVLPCSSSMATISASAPFPTVTLDLTHGPPNAARPPEPVQFHVAGPPQALYNQSKFSGLQMSSDNLAPDAAPRPPIGLTDSAVSAAAAAITADPNFTVALAAAITSIIGGGQHAGGSNNSNANITSSSNNTNSETQ; from the exons ATGGACAAGGCCCATCTGGGGGGTGGCGGAGGAGGCCTGCTAGCTCTCGACGCGTCGCCGCGCCCGCTCGCCTTCCTCAACCtgctcgcgccgccgccgttccACAGAGCGTCGACCATGGAGGCGgacgacggaagggggcggagGTCCCtcgaggtggacttcttctccGACGAGAAGAAGAACATCAACAGCACCCGGGTCTCGGCCCACGCCATGGggggcctcggcctcggcctctcCATCAAGAAGGAGGACCTCACCATTAAC CTCCTTCCTGCGAACAACGCCAGGAGCGACCGGTCGGTGGTGGCCGACGACGACGCGGCGTCCCGGCCCGACAAGGACAAGAGCAGCAACACCGGCGAG aagcagcagctgGCGGCCATGCAGGCGGAGCTGGGCCGCATGAACGAGGAGAACCAGCGGCTGCGGGGGATGCTCACCCAGGTCACCACCAGCTACCAGGCGCTCCAGATGCACCTCGTCGCGCTCATGCAGCAAAAGGCCGGCCAGCTGCTGCCTCCCGGCCAGACGTCCCAGCCACCTCCGACGACCCACCACCAGCTG GATGGGAAGGCCGTCGCGCCCAGGCAATTCCTCGATCTGGGCCACTCCGGCGAGGCGGCAGAGGAGCCGTCGAACTCGTCGACGGAGGTGGGCAGCCCGTCCACCGGCAAGGACCAGGAACGCGGCGAGAGCCCGTCCACGGCGGGGTGGTTGGCTGAAGGACGCGGCGCGACgagccagcagcagcagcagcagcagctgggcCTGCAGGCGGCCAAGGTCCACGACCAGCAAGCGCAGGAGGCCACCATGAGGAAGGCTCGCGTCTCCGTCCGCGCGCGATCCGAAGCTCCAATC ATCGCTGATGGGTGCCAATGGAGGAAGTACGGGCAGAAGATGGCCAAGGGGAACCCGTGCCCACGTGCCTACTACCGGTGCACCATGGCCAACGGCTGCCCCGTGCGCAAGCAG GTGCAACGATGCGCCGACGACCGCTCCATCCTCATCACCACGTACGAGGGCACCCACAACCACCCGCTCCCGCCGGCAGCGATGGCCATGGCCTCCACCACGTGCGCCGCGGCCTCCATGCTGCTCTCGGGCTCCATGCCCGGCGCGGACGGCGCGGGCCTCATGAGCTCCAACTTCCTGGCGCGCACCGTGCTGCCCTGCTCCTCCAGCATGGCCACCATCTCGGCCTCCGCGCCCTTCCCCACCGTCACGCTCGACCTCACCCATGGCCCGCCCAacgccgcccgcccgcccgagCCGGTGCAATTTCACGTTGCCGGGCCGCCGCAGGCGCTGTACAACCAGTCCAAGTTCTCCGGCCTGCAGATGTCATCCGACAACCTAGCACCTGACGCTGCGCCGAGGCCGCCTATCGGCCTGACAGACAGTGCTGTCAGCGCAGCAGCGGCCGCGATCACTGCTGACCCCAACTTCACGGTGGCGCTGGCGGCAGCCATCACGTCCATTATAGGAGGAGGCCAGCACGCAGGCGGCAGCAACAACAGCAACGCCAACATCacgagcagcagcaacaacaccAACAGTGAAACCCAGTGA
- the LOC133884707 gene encoding WRKY transcription factor 6-like isoform X3, with protein MDKAHLGGGGGGLLALDASPRPLAFLNLLAPPPFHRASTMEADDGRGRRSLEVDFFSDEKKNINSTRVSAHAMGGLGLGLSIKKEDLTINLLPANNARSDRSVVADDDAASRPDKDKSSNTGEQLAAMQAELGRMNEENQRLRGMLTQVTTSYQALQMHLVALMQQKAGQLLPPGQTSQPPPTTHHQLDGKAVAPRQFLDLGHSGEAAEEPSNSSTEVGSPSTGKDQERGESPSTAGWLAEGRGATSQQQQQQQLGLQAAKVHDQQAQEATMRKARVSVRARSEAPIIADGCQWRKYGQKMAKGNPCPRAYYRCTMANGCPVRKQVQRCADDRSILITTYEGTHNHPLPPAAMAMASTTCAAASMLLSGSMPGADGAGLMSSNFLARTVLPCSSSMATISASAPFPTVTLDLTHGPPNAARPPEPVQFHVAGPPQALYNQSKFSGLQMSSDNLAPDAAPRPPIGLTDSAVSAAAAAITADPNFTVALAAAITSIIGGGQHAGGSNNSNANITSSSNNTNSETQ; from the exons ATGGACAAGGCCCATCTGGGGGGTGGCGGAGGAGGCCTGCTAGCTCTCGACGCGTCGCCGCGCCCGCTCGCCTTCCTCAACCtgctcgcgccgccgccgttccACAGAGCGTCGACCATGGAGGCGgacgacggaagggggcggagGTCCCtcgaggtggacttcttctccGACGAGAAGAAGAACATCAACAGCACCCGGGTCTCGGCCCACGCCATGGggggcctcggcctcggcctctcCATCAAGAAGGAGGACCTCACCATTAAC CTCCTTCCTGCGAACAACGCCAGGAGCGACCGGTCGGTGGTGGCCGACGACGACGCGGCGTCCCGGCCCGACAAGGACAAGAGCAGCAACACCGGCGAG cagctgGCGGCCATGCAGGCGGAGCTGGGCCGCATGAACGAGGAGAACCAGCGGCTGCGGGGGATGCTCACCCAGGTCACCACCAGCTACCAGGCGCTCCAGATGCACCTCGTCGCGCTCATGCAGCAAAAGGCCGGCCAGCTGCTGCCTCCCGGCCAGACGTCCCAGCCACCTCCGACGACCCACCACCAGCTG GATGGGAAGGCCGTCGCGCCCAGGCAATTCCTCGATCTGGGCCACTCCGGCGAGGCGGCAGAGGAGCCGTCGAACTCGTCGACGGAGGTGGGCAGCCCGTCCACCGGCAAGGACCAGGAACGCGGCGAGAGCCCGTCCACGGCGGGGTGGTTGGCTGAAGGACGCGGCGCGACgagccagcagcagcagcagcagcagctgggcCTGCAGGCGGCCAAGGTCCACGACCAGCAAGCGCAGGAGGCCACCATGAGGAAGGCTCGCGTCTCCGTCCGCGCGCGATCCGAAGCTCCAATC ATCGCTGATGGGTGCCAATGGAGGAAGTACGGGCAGAAGATGGCCAAGGGGAACCCGTGCCCACGTGCCTACTACCGGTGCACCATGGCCAACGGCTGCCCCGTGCGCAAGCAG GTGCAACGATGCGCCGACGACCGCTCCATCCTCATCACCACGTACGAGGGCACCCACAACCACCCGCTCCCGCCGGCAGCGATGGCCATGGCCTCCACCACGTGCGCCGCGGCCTCCATGCTGCTCTCGGGCTCCATGCCCGGCGCGGACGGCGCGGGCCTCATGAGCTCCAACTTCCTGGCGCGCACCGTGCTGCCCTGCTCCTCCAGCATGGCCACCATCTCGGCCTCCGCGCCCTTCCCCACCGTCACGCTCGACCTCACCCATGGCCCGCCCAacgccgcccgcccgcccgagCCGGTGCAATTTCACGTTGCCGGGCCGCCGCAGGCGCTGTACAACCAGTCCAAGTTCTCCGGCCTGCAGATGTCATCCGACAACCTAGCACCTGACGCTGCGCCGAGGCCGCCTATCGGCCTGACAGACAGTGCTGTCAGCGCAGCAGCGGCCGCGATCACTGCTGACCCCAACTTCACGGTGGCGCTGGCGGCAGCCATCACGTCCATTATAGGAGGAGGCCAGCACGCAGGCGGCAGCAACAACAGCAACGCCAACATCacgagcagcagcaacaacaccAACAGTGAAACCCAGTGA
- the LOC133884707 gene encoding WRKY transcription factor 6-like isoform X1, with product MDKAHLGGGGGGLLALDASPRPLAFLNLLAPPPFHRASTMEADDGRGRRSLEVDFFSDEKKNINSTRVSAHAMGGLGLGLSIKKEDLTINLLPANNARSDRSVVADDDAASRPDKDKSSNTGEQKQQLAAMQAELGRMNEENQRLRGMLTQVTTSYQALQMHLVALMQQKAGQLLPPGQTSQPPPTTHHQLDGKAVAPRQFLDLGHSGEAAEEPSNSSTEVGSPSTGKDQERGESPSTAGWLAEGRGATSQQQQQQQLGLQAAKVHDQQAQEATMRKARVSVRARSEAPIIADGCQWRKYGQKMAKGNPCPRAYYRCTMANGCPVRKQVQRCADDRSILITTYEGTHNHPLPPAAMAMASTTCAAASMLLSGSMPGADGAGLMSSNFLARTVLPCSSSMATISASAPFPTVTLDLTHGPPNAARPPEPVQFHVAGPPQALYNQSKFSGLQMSSDNLAPDAAPRPPIGLTDSAVSAAAAAITADPNFTVALAAAITSIIGGGQHAGGSNNSNANITSSSNNTNSETQ from the exons ATGGACAAGGCCCATCTGGGGGGTGGCGGAGGAGGCCTGCTAGCTCTCGACGCGTCGCCGCGCCCGCTCGCCTTCCTCAACCtgctcgcgccgccgccgttccACAGAGCGTCGACCATGGAGGCGgacgacggaagggggcggagGTCCCtcgaggtggacttcttctccGACGAGAAGAAGAACATCAACAGCACCCGGGTCTCGGCCCACGCCATGGggggcctcggcctcggcctctcCATCAAGAAGGAGGACCTCACCATTAAC CTCCTTCCTGCGAACAACGCCAGGAGCGACCGGTCGGTGGTGGCCGACGACGACGCGGCGTCCCGGCCCGACAAGGACAAGAGCAGCAACACCGGCGAG cagaagcagcagctgGCGGCCATGCAGGCGGAGCTGGGCCGCATGAACGAGGAGAACCAGCGGCTGCGGGGGATGCTCACCCAGGTCACCACCAGCTACCAGGCGCTCCAGATGCACCTCGTCGCGCTCATGCAGCAAAAGGCCGGCCAGCTGCTGCCTCCCGGCCAGACGTCCCAGCCACCTCCGACGACCCACCACCAGCTG GATGGGAAGGCCGTCGCGCCCAGGCAATTCCTCGATCTGGGCCACTCCGGCGAGGCGGCAGAGGAGCCGTCGAACTCGTCGACGGAGGTGGGCAGCCCGTCCACCGGCAAGGACCAGGAACGCGGCGAGAGCCCGTCCACGGCGGGGTGGTTGGCTGAAGGACGCGGCGCGACgagccagcagcagcagcagcagcagctgggcCTGCAGGCGGCCAAGGTCCACGACCAGCAAGCGCAGGAGGCCACCATGAGGAAGGCTCGCGTCTCCGTCCGCGCGCGATCCGAAGCTCCAATC ATCGCTGATGGGTGCCAATGGAGGAAGTACGGGCAGAAGATGGCCAAGGGGAACCCGTGCCCACGTGCCTACTACCGGTGCACCATGGCCAACGGCTGCCCCGTGCGCAAGCAG GTGCAACGATGCGCCGACGACCGCTCCATCCTCATCACCACGTACGAGGGCACCCACAACCACCCGCTCCCGCCGGCAGCGATGGCCATGGCCTCCACCACGTGCGCCGCGGCCTCCATGCTGCTCTCGGGCTCCATGCCCGGCGCGGACGGCGCGGGCCTCATGAGCTCCAACTTCCTGGCGCGCACCGTGCTGCCCTGCTCCTCCAGCATGGCCACCATCTCGGCCTCCGCGCCCTTCCCCACCGTCACGCTCGACCTCACCCATGGCCCGCCCAacgccgcccgcccgcccgagCCGGTGCAATTTCACGTTGCCGGGCCGCCGCAGGCGCTGTACAACCAGTCCAAGTTCTCCGGCCTGCAGATGTCATCCGACAACCTAGCACCTGACGCTGCGCCGAGGCCGCCTATCGGCCTGACAGACAGTGCTGTCAGCGCAGCAGCGGCCGCGATCACTGCTGACCCCAACTTCACGGTGGCGCTGGCGGCAGCCATCACGTCCATTATAGGAGGAGGCCAGCACGCAGGCGGCAGCAACAACAGCAACGCCAACATCacgagcagcagcaacaacaccAACAGTGAAACCCAGTGA
- the LOC133884891 gene encoding receptor-like serine/threonine-protein kinase At1g78530, producing the protein MPSTLAALYITICSVLFIISKMLISFLLYKKWARKKRIIENSLTGGKMVIFRSATMQSLTPKSFLGMIMGLSNKDIIGAGGYGTVYKLRVDDKTAFAVKKLNRGSAEMDRGFERELDTMGDIKHRNIVPLCGYYAAPHFNLLIYELMPNGSLDSILHGRKEKEEYLDWPARYKIALGVARGLSYLHHDCIPHVIHRDIKSSNILLDHNMEARVSDFGLATLMKPNESHVTTVVAGTFGYLAPEYFDTGRATTKGDVYSYGVVLLELLTGKRPTDESFLENGTRLVTWVKETMEEKREEHAVDEALPCFPTEEVKFVFTVADKCLDSDPCNRPTMAQVVKMLEQGKQS; encoded by the exons ATGCCTTCCACCTTAGCCGCGCTCTACATCACCATCTGCTCCGTGCTCTTCATCATCTCCAAGATGCTTATCTCCTTCCTGCTCTACAAGAAATGGGCTCGCAAGAAAAGGATCATCGAGAACAGCCTCACAGGCGGCAAGATGGTCATCTTCCGCTCCGCCACGATGCAGTCGCTGACCCCCAAGTCGTTCCTCGGCATGATCATGGGGCTGTCCAACAAGGACATCATCGGCGCCGGAGGGTACGGCACCGTCTACAAGCTGCGGGTGGACGACAAGACGGCCTTCGCCGTCAAGAAGCTCAACAGGGGCAGCGCCGAGATGGACCGCGGCTTCGAGCGGGAGCTGGACACCATGGGCGACATCAAGCACCGGAACATCGTCCCGCTCTGCGGCTACTACGCGGCGCCGCACTTCAACCTCTTGATCTACGAGCTCATGCCCAACGGAAGCTTGGACTCTATACTCCATG ggagaaaagaaaaagaggagtatcTGGACTGGCCAGCGAGGTACAAGATCGCGCTGGGCGTGGCACGAGGCCTGTCGTACCTCCACCACGACTGCATACCTCACGTCATCCACCGGGACATCAAGTCGAGCAACATACTGCTGGATCACAACATGGAGGCGAGGGTCTCCGACTTTGGCCTCGCCACGCTCATGAAGCCCAACGAGAGCCATGTCACCACCGTCGTCGCCGGCACCTTCGGCTACCTAGCGCCAG AGTATTTCGACACCGGGAGGGCCACGACCAAGGGCGACGTCTACAGCTACGGCGTCGTCTTGCTTGAGCTTCTCACCGGGAAGAGGCCGACCGATGAGTCGTTCCTTGAGAACGGCACAAGGCTGGTCACCTGG GTTAAGGAGACGATGGAGGAGAAGCGGGAGGAGCACGCCGTCGACGAGGCTTTGCCGTGCTTCCCGACCGAGGAGGTCAAGTTCGTGTTCACCGTGGCAGACAAATGCCTGGACTCTGATCCCTGCAACAGACCAACGATGGCACAAGTGGTGAAGATGCTCGAGCAAGGGAAGCAGTCATAG